The Aspergillus nidulans FGSC A4 chromosome VIII genome contains the following window.
GGGAAATCGCCGTCAACACTGGCCCGCACCGATACCTTTGTCTCAGCCAGCGGCAAGAGCGCCTTCACGACGCACTTGTCCCAGACCCTCAAAGAAACCGGCCTGACCAGTAACGAGATCAAGTCGATCAAGGAGATTCTGCACGATACCACGGCGGAGGAGCTGCGGGCCGGCCTGCTGAGCACCGCCAAAAACGATAACCCAGACGCTTTATTGCTGCGGTTCCTGCGCGCTCGTAAATTCGATGTCGCCAAGTCGTTCGATATGATGCTGCGGTCGATGTTGTGGCGGATCAAGCAGGTTTGCGTCGATGAAAAGGTCCTGCTCAATACCGAGTTGCACGCTCTCCGGGAGTCCAAGGATAAGTCGAAACCCCATGAAGCCAAGGAGGCCGAAGGGTTCTTATCCCAGATGCGCATGGGCAAGTGCTACCAGCACGGCACGGACAAGCAAGGCCGGCCGGTGGGCGTCGTGCGGGTGAAGCTGCACAAGCCTTCGGCTCAGAGCACTGAGGCTATCAACCGGTTCATCCTGCACATCATCGAGTCTACCCGGTTGCTGCTAGTACCTCCGGTTGACACAGTGGTATGTCTCTGCCGTGTCTCTTGATGAAAGATATATCTCCTAACCGTTTAGACCATCGTGTTCGATCTGACCGGGTTCTCCCTATCTAACATGGTACGTTCTTTCGCTACAATTGTCTGCCGTACAAGCTAATGGTATCAGGAATACCCGCCTGTCAAATTCATCATCGAGTGTTTCCAAGACAACTACCCCGAGTGCCTCGGGAATCTGCTCATCCACAACGCGCCCTGGATTTTCTCAGGTAAGCTCCGCGTCCACAGTCCGTGCCATTACATCTCTGACTCTAGCAGGCATCTGGAAGATCATCAAGGGCTGGATGGACCCGGTCATTGTCTCAAAGGTGCACTTCACGAACGGCGCAAAAGATCTCGCCAAATTCATCGACATGGACAAGATACCCAAAGAGCTAGGCGGGAACGAAGACTGGACATATGAATACGCCGAGCCCGTCGAGGGTGAAAACGCCTTGATGGAGGACACAGCTGCCAGAGACGCTCTGCAGGCGGAGCGCGCCAAGATCGGCGAGGATCTGCTCCGCGAAACCTCGCAATGGATCAAGGCCGGTGGAGAGCAtaacaaagaagaaataaagaaTATTCAGAGCAGGCGCGATGATCTCATCGAACAGCTGCGTCTCAACTACTGGAAGATCGACCCGTATACGCGTGGCAGGAACACGCTCGACCGCACAAACGTTATCCAGGCTGGCGGTAAGATTGAGTTTTATCCTAGCGAGGTTGCTGCGCCCGTGGATgagctcaagaagctggacatagaGCATGTTGAGCGGGAAGAAGTGAAGGTGAATGCGGTGGCTTAGTTTTAGATATTTGAATGATTTAGGTGTTATGATTCCCAATGAATTTTACTTTCTGATATTATATATGGTTTGGTAACATTCTCGGTGCCGCACATTTTCAGTCCGCCTGTTCCTCGGCTTCCTCACCACCCACTCTCTTCATCCATCAACAGCCAAGGTATTCCAGAGCCCATCCACGGTGGTGACGATGCTAATCTCGTTTTGATCAAACTAGATATTCAGGAACTCTCACGCAGGAACTTTCTACCCGATCGCCTGGTAAATGCCGTGCAATCTCGACACAACACAGCGGTCAGCAGGTGAAAGTCGCCTTACCCCCGCAAATGAAATTAATTGTACAGAGTAATGAAACACCGTTGCAATGGATCAAACCAGAAAAACCTAGTATTGCTGAACTATGATCTGAACTATGACGTCCGAACCCTGGTGCCGGAATGGATTTCAACACCTGGTACGACGGATTCGTTCCCTGAACTTTCTGCCTCTAGGCCGTGGTTAACTGAAAAGCTTCGATTGCGACGCCCATGGCTGTATCTGCAGCTTAGGCCCCTGCAATGCAATCCAGTTCTGTTCGGAGCTTAGCTCCAGCAGGGCACCATCGACAAACGTCTCGCCTAACTCACCCATGGCATAACAATCACGAGCGGCAGAGCAAATGGCAATCTTTTCTCCATGGTCCGCTTCTCATCATCTTAATGTCGCGCAAGGCGTCCGAGTTTCCACCCTGCTGACGCGACCAAAACTCAACCAGGAGTGACATGACTTGGGACCACTTTAGCAGGATCAACGTGCGAAAGATAGCGGCTGGATTGGCTGTTCCTGGAGCGGTAATCTCCGCAGCCAACGGGCTGTAACCAGCTGCTCCCCGCATCCCAATCACATTTCATGCTGACTGCATGTGTGGAAGCCGCCAAGGATACCAAGGCGGGCCATGGAGATAAGTATGTGCTAGCTAGCCGGCATAAATACCGCGACGATGGCCCTCGATTTTTGAGTGAGCTCAGCTGCAAGAAGATTTGGGTTGACTGGGTCAGACAAAATGCATGCTATTTcgctccttctcgcagcCGGCTTTGCCGTCGCTGCCCCCGCCTACAACAAGCAATCGCATGCTGTAACAAACATCCAGGTTGGCCCGCGACCTTTCTGGCTGGTCGACCAGATGGACGACAGCccgctcaagaagaagctcgaaTCCTGCACCGAGAAGCCCATCCGCgattcctcctctttctccatctcccatcGCGGCGGCCCACTCCAATTTCCCGAACACAGTCGCGAGGGGCTCTATGCGGGGGCGCGCATGGGTGCAGGCTTGCTGGAGTGCGACGTCGCATTTACTAGCGACCGCCAGCTCGTCTGCCGGCACTCGCAGTGCGATCTACACACCACTACCAATATCCTGCTGATCCCCGAACTCGCCGCGAAATGCACCACCCCATTCCAACCCGCGACAGCAGACTCCGAGGCAACGGCGAAATGCTGCACCTCCGACATTACGCACGAGGAATTCCTCTCCCTATGCGCCAAAATGGATACGTCAAACCCTAATGCCACCACGCCGGAGGAATACCAGTACGGTGGTCCTGACTGGCGAACATCGACCTACGACAACTGCGCCACGACCATCGACCACAAGACCTACATCCAAATCACCGACAGTCTTGGCTTGCAGTTTACGCCTGAGCTTAAAACTCCCGAGGTCGAGATGCCCTTCCAGGGCAACTATACGCAAGAAATGTACGCACAGCAGCTCATCGACGAGTACAAGCAGGCGGGCATCAGCCCAAAGCGCGTGTGGCCCCAGTCCTTCCTCGAAGACGACATCTTCTACTGGATCAAGGCCGAACCTAGCTTCGGCAAGCAGGCTGTGTACCTCGACCCCCGTGTTGACACGCAAGCTGGCTACGAGGCGGCCGTTTCCAGCATGAACAAGCTCTACAAGCAGGGCGTTCGAATTCTGGCACCGCCGATTTTTGCACTGCTCAATGGCACCGCCAGCGGCGAGATCGTGCCCTCGTCATATGCAAAGGCTGCGAAGAAGGCCGGTTTCGATCTCATCACTTGGTCGCTTGAGCGCTCGGGGCCGCTCAAGCAGGCTGCCGCAGAAGGCGAGTACTATGTCTCAACTATTGCGGATGTGATCAAGGGTGATGGCGACATGTACCGCATCGTCGACGCGCTGGCGCGGAAGGTCGGCGTCATGAGTATTTTCTCCGACTGGCCAGCAACGGTGACCTACTACGCCAACTGCTTCGGCCTATGATTCCATTCACCACAAATCTAGATTATATAAACTAAGCAATAAACATAGATTAATCATCTGACTAGAACTTTCGCTTACCACCGGGCCCTCGCCACATGACATCATGACAATGACCCTTGAGTATATAAAACCCCGCACCCCAGCCCAATCGTGATAACTACGGTCTATCTCCCCGCATATTCGCAAACTATCAATCAGTTCAACAGTCCATATACATTTGTTGAGAACAATGTATGCACTGGTCATCAACTCCTTTAAGGCGACTCCCGCCGTCCGGCGCATCCTTCCCTGCGCCTCCTTCCACTCGCAGTATAACAAATTGCACGCACCTCAGGGCCAGCCACAAGTCCATTCTACTGCCCAGGTGGACCAGTTCTACATGTCCTCGTCTTTCCCGGACGATTCTGAGATGCCGCCTGTCATGACACAGCGTCGAACATCTGTTCATGCCACGTCACAGTGGCGACAGGAAAGTGCTACGGACAGCGAGGCTGATGTATGTCCAGCTGACACCTACCTGGCACCATCTAACTAGCGTGCCCCCGGGCATTCATGTGAGTAAAATGCTTTGACGAGATCACTGACGTTCCAAATAGGTCAAGGCAGACAGAGGCGAGGCGTCGCCCGAGGATACATACCCGGGAGCAGAGACTGAGCCGACACTTGATGAGATGTGATATGGAAGAGCATCGAGAAAACTTGGGCAGAGTTGTACCTCAATGAAGAGGTACGGGCACGGTTTCGCGGGCGAAAACGAGTAAAATCATTCAAAAATTCAATTCGAGGTCTCTTTATACTCTGGAAATTGGTAGGTGAGGTAAGATTTGTTACATATATTGTATTATATCCTTacattctttctttctctatcaGTCTGTGTATTATATGAGGTATCAGGTCCTCTGAATACATATGCAGCACTTCATCTACCTAGCGTTTGTTCATGGCTGATCTTCTTGTACGTATTAAGTACAGATTATTGGAGTAATGTGTGACCTTCACCTGACCTGCAAGGATGCTGCACGAAAGTCAACAATTTCGGTCCAGGGAACGCCGTGGCTGCCAATAAAGCATCCCCACCTGGTTATATTTTCTCGACATTGGACGTTGCACGCCTAAATCGGCTCCGAATGGGGAACCTAGGTATCTCCTCGCACAGGTAGGATAAATCTTGAAGCGAACGAGTAGGGACGCGCGTCATGGTCTAATATCACCATACGCTCAAACCTCCTAACGACACTGCTAGGTTTTCTCTCATGTGTCCTGACTTCGGTCTATAAGCAATGGTACTATAATTAGGAGTATCGACCCTACTATATTATCCTATTCAAGGAGGTCGGTTCTGACCTAGCTTATGGCCTGAACTAGGTGTATGTAGGGCTAGACGGATTAGCACTGGACTTCACGGTGAAGAAATTCATGGACACGTaatatcttctcttcttttctcgaCTTTGGCCAAGTCTCGGTATTTAATTCCGTCGATTTAAAGTCCCATCCTTCATATACAACTCAAATGCCAGCCCCTCCGTCAGACGAGATATAGTAAAACAAGATCATCCCAACGCCCCTGGCTGGCTATCGTGAATGATTCGGAGATCTGCGTTGGGCGACGCAGTGATCAGCTGTTCCAGCTTGTCTTGGACTCTTCGACAGTCCAGTTTAGAGATAGCGGTGACCCAGCACTTGGAACAATGCTAGTTTGTATTCTTTTGTCTTCCTTAGCGCGGAGTCTTTTGACAATGACACTCCTACGCGCCTACCAGTCGATTGTACACTCCTCTTGCCGGTAAATACTCGAGAGCCAGACTTGTGTAAACCGCAGATCTGTGCAACTGCACGCCTTATTCTGGAGGTCTTGATTCGGGTTAGCTTGGTAAGCGTCCGTCAGGAATGGTAGCGCGCTGTTCATAGATAGACCTGGTCCCGGTTCGAGCCTTCCTGAGGGCATTGACGTGCATCCAGCTTTTGGCCTAAATAAGCCCTGATTTGCTCAGATGAATTGCAATTGAAGCTATAGGCCAGGGTCCAGGGGCACAACTCACTGATGATATCTGCAGGGACGATTGCGTTGGTTTAGCGCAGCAAACTCGCTGGAAGCTTTGCTTACCGCACAGTGGGTATTCGTAAACTGATATATGAACACTGGCGGCGACTATTTCGTGGATCTGCAATGGTCTTGGTGTAATGGAATTATTGCGGCAGGTGAAGGCAGTTCCTAAGCTGTGATGGTATTATTGGCCATGTCCCGGCCAACGTGCTGTGTTACAGCCAAAGTATTTGTGTAATTTATTGGAGGACTCATAAATCGCGTCATACCTGGAGCCACCAGAGATGTAGTTGTTGGAAGGCACCGACACCTCTCTAGGCACCTATCTGTTGGTACTTGGGTACCTAGATAAGTAGTGACACAGCCAAGCTCTCCCCGCACGGCTGGTATGCTATTTATTAAGGTCGCAGTCTTCCTCCAAGGTGAATAGGCTGAAATGACTCTAATCAAATAGAATGTCACTGATACTTCCCTTTTCAGCTCGTTATTTCCGGCCCAAGCCTTGTATCCTGTAATACCGGTACAGAGTGCGCCATCCTGCCTGATTCCTATGTGTAACAAAGGTATTGCGTACGCCCCCTCCAAACGCCAACACAGTAGACAATGAAACTctgacttcttccagcttgacTTCCTGCACCTTTCCTTTTGCCTTGGTTTCTGGACAAACACTTCAACCCACCATGTCTTCCCGTTGCGATTCTGCTTTATTGCCAGTCTGATCCCCAACCTCTCTGGCATTGCTAATACTTGTCAACTGGTCATCATGCCGCGGAAGGACTTCCAGAGAGACCTCGCagatgctcttcttccaggtGCGTTCCCTCAACTGACTGACGTCAGAGCTGGAAGTGAGGATGGTTCTTTTTACTTCACCTACACTTCTCCCTTCGACGCTCCATCCATCGATGTGGAGGTATCGGTTCCAGGTAAGATCCAAACACAAGCATCGTTGAGAGCTAGGCTGACTTGCCGGCAGACAGCGCAGAGTATCCTAGAGGACACCACTACTTTGTATTCACTATCTCGGAAAACGTTCCCGAGAATGTTCCCCGATTCCTGGAAGATTCGCTCGATAGTTTCCATGGCCTCCCTCTTGGCGCTTTCCTGAACACCGTCTCCGATTGCCTGAATAGGGCTACTTCGggcgatgacgatggccCCCGGGGTTTCCAGCAGGACAGCAGCGCTAACGACAGCGACCAGGATTCCAGCGCTGATGAGATTGGCTGGGAGGTGGGCAGCGATGTTGGTCTGGTTGTCAACCCACAGGCAAAAACTATCGACGTGAAGAAGTGCATCCGGGCCGATCTTCGCAAAGCTCAAAATGCTGGCTTTCGTGTAGGGTATCTGGGTGATCCAGAAGGCTCCATCATACTGTCGGCTTCTCGGCGCATCTCCAAGCTAGGGATCTCTGGTGAGGCCATGGAGGCGTGGGGCGTCCGGCCGTCTCAGTatctcgtcctcctcattcGATATCCGTATGGTTACCGGCGTCTAATCGATGTGGTCCAAAGGCCTGGAGGATGCGGTATGATTAAACTATATGCTGGCGTCTGTGCGGATTACAAGCCTAGTTTGAGCTCCGCGCTGCATGTGTTTGCTAACGAAGCTGCACCTGGACCGCCTGATCTAGGTCAGGAAACTAACAAGGATAGCATGGAGCCGGTTCTACACTCAATATTCATTGGGAAGTCTCTCCAGGCCCTACTCAACAGTCGCTTCATAGACATCGTCAAATACCGTTTAGAGAAGAAGTTCTCATGGACAGGAGCAGAGCTGTACATGAACGACGGTCAGGGAAGGCTCCTAGTCTCTGATGAATCAACATGCCAGCAAAAATACTTTGAGCCGGACTGGCGAGGGTCGCCGCccagcttcctcaaacaTGATCACCTGGCTAATACTGTGGATCCATCTGACATGTCCTTActcctcgtcgccatgcAGTTTACAGTTCGCCGATTCGTCAGGTGCACCGAATTCTGTCTTAACTGCTACTGCAGGATCGACGCTGGGTTTGAAGCCCTCAAACCGTTCGTGTGCTCAAATGGACTGTGTCTGTACCAGTACATGGCTCTTGGGATGGGACCCAGCCTGGAATGGGAGATATCGTCACAGCCATACGTTGTCGACCTGCTCATAAGCTTTGCTTATAACAGAGCCGCTCAAGGGAAACTCAAAGACTTCCCGACCGGCTTTTCTTTGAATGTGCCCAATCCAAATCGATCTACGGATCCCAATATGAGCCTCTATGAAGGGAAGTTAATTTACGATACGAAATACGGACCTACTATTCATATGAACCAAGATTACAGCATTAAGATTGGTGATTGGATCGTGATTCTCCTGGAACCCCCTTCTCCTGATACCAGCAACCAGGCGAACCGGCATACTCCAGCGTATAGCGAGCCCCCAGGGTTGACGCGGTCCAGAAATGAGCTTCATGCGCGGGTGAAAGATATCTCCGCTCAGCCCATTATATACCTTTCAGACTTAATATTCCGCGGACATTTGACGCAACTGAGGTCTCAAGAATTTTACGCAGGAAAGGTACAGTTTGTCACTTACGATACGGATATCAGCTCGCTGTCGCCGAGCAAAAGAGCCAGTGTGGCATtggatcttctggatacCCTCCCTAGTGTACTAGATATGAAATTATATATCGATCAAAAACGTGGTGGTCAACTCAGACCTCTTTCAGAATGGCAGGATAGGATCAATCTCTCGGCACTCTACATACTCCAATGGATTGTCGGATCTAACCGATCAGTCATCATCTATGACAATAACCCGCAGCACCAGATACCAGAGATGGAATCGTATATCCAGTTCCGCTTCGCGCAGGGCGCTCCGGACAAGGAACAGCGGTTTGTGGCGGCTGTCAACAAGACGGCTAAGCGGCTTAACCCCCAGTACCCGACGCTATTTGCCTGGCACGGAAGCCCCTTGCACAATTGGCACAGCATCCTCAGAGAAGGCCTTCACTACAAGGAAGTTGTCAATGGCAGAAGTTGTGGGAACGGTATCTACATGGCTCCGCAATTTAACACTTCGATCGGATACAGTAGTCGACATCACAACTATAACGCAAACTCTTACTGGCCGCACAGTGTGCTGAAGAGTACAATGGCTATAGCTTTGAACGAGGTAGTAAATGCTCCAGGAGAGTTTGTTTGCTCAGAGTCCTGCTATGTGGTGCAGCACCTGGACTGGGTCCAGCCGAGATATCTTTTCGTCGACTCGAGGTTTCCATCAGTGGGCCTTCCGTTACGGCCAAAGGCCGAGAAATTGACGCACGTCTATGCTCAGGATCCGAACCGTCCTGTTTATGGGAGTACTCAGGCAGTACTAACGATCCCTATCTCCGCAACAAACAGTCATCGATCCAGAGACGCAGCAGAGCCGCCACAGAGCCAACCGAGTCAGCCTAAGCCAAATCCAGTGAAGGGGAAGCGCAAACTATCTTCCATTACAAAGGATGTATCACACCATGACGGCGATGACGATGTCAGCGTTGAAACGCATCCGGAGGACCGGCTGATGTTGCTGTCGGACGACGAAGGCACCGACCGCAGAAAGCAGCGAAAAGACGAATGTCTCACAAATTTTTCCCCCGGTACGCTCGACCGCTCGTCTATCCAGCTTCTTAGCGAACCAAGATACGCAACACCTCGAGCAACACGCACTCTCCAGAGACTACTGCGCCAAGCCCTGGAAACTCAAGAGAAACAGGCCCTGCACGAACTAGGTTGGTACATCAACGGCAACCTTATCGACAATGTCTACCAATGGATCGTCGAGCTGCACAGCTTTGATAAGAGCTTGTCCATTGCGAAAGACCTCGAAAAAGCTAGTATGACAAGCATCATTTTAGAGATGCGCTTTCCGGCTGACTTTCCGCTCGTTCCACCGTTCTTACGAATCATTCGGCCGCGATTCGTTAGGTTCGCGCTGGGAGGCGGCGGCCATATCACCGCTGGCGGTGCGATGTGCCTGGAGCTCCTGACGAACACGGGCTGGTTGCCGTCGTTTTCGATCGAGAGTGTGCTGCTCCAGGTGCGGATGGCGATTACGAATGAATTCCCGCGGCCCGCGAGATTGGATTTCCATGCGAAGGAGACGGAATACAGGATCGACGAGGCGATCAATGAGTACAAGAGGGTTTGCATTGCTCATGGCTGGGAGGTGCCTAAGGATCTAGAGCAAATTCGGTGGTAGAATCTAAGTCCACTAATCTGTCAAGGCGATGCTCCAAGCTCAAGTACGTACGGCGCTGCTATGATTATGAAGTTGACTTACCATAATCATACAGCTGCAGGTGTATCTACTTCTTACATTCCCTTTTGTAACTGCACGGTATCCTCAATACAACCTTCCCTGACTTGCTACTTTCGAATTTTGATCATGGTAAGACTAAACGGCCGCTT
Protein-coding sequences here:
- a CDS encoding glycerophosphodiester phosphodiesterase family protein (transcript_id=CADANIAT00002208); this translates as MEINKMHAISLLLAAGFAVAAPAYNKQSHAVTNIQVGPRPFWLVDQMDDSPLKKKLESCTEKPIRDSSSFSISHRGGPLQFPEHSREGLYAGARMGAGLLECDVAFTSDRQLVCRHSQCDLHTTTNILLIPELAAKCTTPFQPATADSEATAKCCTSDITHEEFLSLCAKMDTSNPNATTPEEYQYGGPDWRTSTYDNCATTIDHKTYIQITDSLGLQFTPELKTPEVEMPFQGNYTQEMYAQQLIDEYKQAGISPKRVWPQSFLEDDIFYWIKAEPSFGKQAVYLDPRVDTQAGYEAAVSSMNKLYKQGVRILAPPIFALLNGTASGEIVPSSYAKAAKKAGFDLITWSLERSGPLKQAAAEGEYYVSTIADVIKGDGDMYRIVDALARKVGVMSIFSDWPATVTYYANCFGL
- a CDS encoding putative ubiquitin conjugating enzyme (transcript_id=CADANIAT00002210), yielding MPRKDFQRDLADALLPAGSEDGSFYFTYTSPFDAPSIDVEVSVPDSAEYPRGHHYFVFTISENVPENVPRFLEDSLDSFHGLPLGAFLNTVSDCLNRATSGDDDGPRGFQQDSSANDSDQDSSADEIGWEVGSDVGLVVNPQAKTIDVKKCIRADLRKAQNAGFRVGYLGDPEGSIILSASRRISKLGISGEAMEAWGVRPSQYLVLLIRYPYGYRRLIDVVQRPGGCGMIKLYAGVCADYKPSLSSALHVFANEAAPGPPDLGQETNKDSMEPVLHSIFIGKSLQALLNSRFIDIVKYRLEKKFSWTGAELYMNDGQGRLLVSDESTCQQKYFEPDWRGSPPSFLKHDHLANTVDPSDMSLLLVAMQFTVRRFVRCTEFCLNCYCRIDAGFEALKPFVCSNGLCLYQYMALGMGPSLEWEISSQPYVVDLLISFAYNRAAQGKLKDFPTGFSLNVPNPNRSTDPNMSLYEGKLIYDTKYGPTIHMNQDYSIKIGDWIVILLEPPSPDTSNQANRHTPAYSEPPGLTRSRNELHARVKDISAQPIIYLSDLIFRGHLTQLRSQEFYAGKVQFVTYDTDISSLSPSKRASVALDLLDTLPSVLDMKLYIDQKRGGQLRPLSEWQDRINLSALYILQWIVGSNRSVIIYDNNPQHQIPEMESYIQFRFAQGAPDKEQRFVAAVNKTAKRLNPQYPTLFAWHGSPLHNWHSILREGLHYKEVVNGRSCGNGIYMAPQFNTSIGYSSRHHNYNANSYWPHSVLKSTMAIALNEVVNAPGEFVCSESCYVVQHLDWVQPRYLFVDSRFPSVGLPLRPKAEKLTHVYAQDPNRPVYGSTQAVLTIPISATNSHRSRDAAEPPQSQPSQPKPNPVKGKRKLSSITKDVSHHDGDDDVSVETHPEDRLMLLSDDEGTDRRKQRKDECLTNFSPGTLDRSSIQLLSEPRYATPRATRTLQRLLRQALETQEKQALHELGWYINGNLIDNVYQWIVELHSFDKSLSIAKDLEKASMTSIILEMRFPADFPLVPPFLRIIRPRFVRFALGGGGHITAGGAMCLELLTNTGWLPSFSIESVLLQVRMAITNEFPRPARLDFHAKETEYRIDEAINEYKRVCIAHGWEVPKDLEQIRW
- a CDS encoding CRAL-TRIO domain-containing protein (transcript_id=CADANIAT00002207) produces the protein MAYVGHTPPGWLGNLSAEQETKLQQMWNIVLVLLDAASLGAPEQPIENQSGEAGKSPSTLARTDTFVSASGKSAFTTHLSQTLKETGLTSNEIKSIKEILHDTTAEELRAGLLSTAKNDNPDALLLRFLRARKFDVAKSFDMMLRSMLWRIKQVCVDEKVLLNTELHALRESKDKSKPHEAKEAEGFLSQMRMGKCYQHGTDKQGRPVGVVRVKLHKPSAQSTEAINRFILHIIESTRLLLVPPVDTVTIVFDLTGFSLSNMEYPPVKFIIECFQDNYPECLGNLLIHNAPWIFSGIWKIIKGWMDPVIVSKVHFTNGAKDLAKFIDMDKIPKELGGNEDWTYEYAEPVEGENALMEDTAARDALQAERAKIGEDLLRETSQWIKAGGEHNKEEIKNIQSRRDDLIEQLRLNYWKIDPYTRGRNTLDRTNVIQAGGKIEFYPSEVAAPVDELKKLDIEHVEREEVKVNAVA
- a CDS encoding uncharacterized protein (transcript_id=CADANIAT00002209) — protein: MYALVINSFKATPAVRRILPCASFHSQYNKLHAPQGQPQVHSTAQVDQFYMSSSFPDDSEMPPVMTQRRTSVHATSQWRQESATDSEADVKADRGEASPEDTYPGAETEPTLDEM